A window of Phycobacter azelaicus contains these coding sequences:
- a CDS encoding efflux RND transporter periplasmic adaptor subunit: MLRTRTVVMAGLALLVTGTLGYVAMRPEPVAVDLHEIGRGPLQVTVNADGKTRIREIYDVSAPITGTAQRAPVRVGDAVTEGETVVAVLEPAAATLLDARSRSQAEAAVREAEAGLAVARSKMRQASETLTLSESEFRRADTLVQRGVVSKTRLEELEQRLHIDRAAMTAAVSALEMAKGTLDRARAALIEPGAPGAGSSCCLTVMAPMSGQVLTVDVLSEQTVLAGTRLISLGDPSDLEIVADLLSTDAVRLQEGDRAIVERWGGDQDLSARVRRIEPAGYTKVSALGIEEQRVDVILDLTSPPEDYAGMGDGFAVFLRIVEWESDDVLSVPLSAVFRHGADWAVFVEASGLAERRIITLGRRNDHNAEVLEGLNPGDRVILHPSDQISVGTLIERRPEEI, from the coding sequence ATGCTGAGAACACGCACAGTTGTCATGGCCGGATTGGCTTTGCTGGTGACAGGAACGCTGGGCTATGTTGCGATGCGCCCTGAACCGGTGGCGGTGGACCTGCACGAAATCGGGCGTGGACCTTTGCAGGTGACGGTCAATGCCGATGGAAAGACCCGCATCCGCGAGATCTATGATGTCTCAGCCCCGATCACGGGAACCGCGCAGCGCGCGCCGGTGCGGGTTGGGGATGCGGTGACAGAAGGCGAGACCGTGGTTGCCGTTCTGGAGCCTGCTGCCGCCACTCTCCTGGATGCGCGCAGTCGTAGCCAGGCCGAGGCCGCCGTGCGCGAGGCCGAAGCGGGGCTTGCGGTGGCGCGTAGCAAGATGCGCCAGGCCTCTGAAACGCTGACCCTGTCGGAAAGTGAATTCCGCCGCGCCGATACGCTGGTGCAGCGGGGGGTGGTGTCGAAAACCCGACTCGAGGAACTGGAGCAGCGGCTGCACATCGACCGCGCGGCGATGACTGCTGCGGTCTCGGCGCTGGAAATGGCTAAGGGTACGCTGGATCGTGCCCGCGCTGCATTGATCGAACCCGGCGCGCCGGGGGCGGGCAGCAGTTGCTGCCTGACCGTGATGGCGCCGATGTCGGGTCAGGTGCTGACGGTCGATGTGCTGAGTGAGCAGACGGTGCTGGCGGGCACCCGGCTGATTTCCCTTGGAGATCCCAGTGATCTTGAGATTGTCGCCGATCTTCTGTCCACGGATGCCGTGCGGCTGCAGGAGGGAGACAGGGCCATAGTCGAACGCTGGGGCGGCGATCAGGACCTCAGCGCCCGTGTGCGGCGGATCGAGCCTGCGGGCTATACCAAGGTGTCGGCCCTTGGCATCGAAGAGCAGCGCGTGGATGTGATCCTGGATCTGACCTCTCCGCCTGAGGATTACGCTGGGATGGGCGATGGCTTTGCCGTCTTCCTGCGCATCGTCGAATGGGAAAGCGATGATGTGCTCTCCGTCCCCTTGAGCGCGGTGTTTCGGCATGGCGCCGACTGGGCGGTTTTTGTCGAAGCGTCAGGTCTGGCGGAGCGCCGGATCATCACGCTTGGCCGCCGCAACGATCACAATGCCGAGGTGCTGGAGGGGCTGAACCCCGGTGATCGGGTGATCCTGCATCCTTCGGATCAGATAAGTGTTGGCACTCTGATCGAGCGACGCCCTGAAGAGATCTGA
- a CDS encoding TRAP transporter large permease, which translates to MDASTIGLIAFAAVLILLALRVPISFTLAGVAAVGTFCIFAFRTGTFMPERALKATTSMVFSNSFDLIHSYDLSMIPLFIALGHIAYKADITTRIYYAARVWLSAVPGGVAMASVMGCGGFSAITGSSIACASTMGRICTPEMLRMGYDNRLATASVAAGGTLGSLIPPSVLFIIYGIFTETSINKLFVAGILPGLLTLAGFVLVIFIWVKRDPASAPVDTSEITYAERFRAALLAWPALVLFLVIIGGIYGGIFTATEAAAVCLSAAVLIGIAQRKLTLTSIWEAFRETCLQTASIFFIAAGAKIFVAFVALTGVAPAIVDTVTAAELSVFWLMLSIALIYLLLGMFLDPIGIMVLTLPLMVPLVETYGMDLIWFGVVVIKLLEIGLITPPVGLNVFVIANVVGKDAPIDRIFAGIARFLSVDVIVLILLMVFPAISLLLPNSMM; encoded by the coding sequence ATGGACGCCTCAACAATCGGGCTGATTGCCTTTGCCGCCGTTCTTATCCTGCTGGCGCTGCGCGTGCCGATCAGTTTCACCCTTGCGGGCGTTGCCGCCGTGGGCACCTTTTGCATTTTCGCCTTCCGCACAGGGACCTTCATGCCCGAGCGTGCGCTCAAGGCCACCACGTCGATGGTGTTTTCCAACTCCTTCGACCTCATCCACTCCTACGATCTGTCGATGATCCCGCTGTTCATCGCGCTGGGGCATATCGCCTACAAGGCCGATATCACCACCCGCATCTATTATGCGGCGCGGGTCTGGCTGTCAGCGGTTCCGGGCGGCGTTGCAATGGCATCGGTCATGGGGTGTGGCGGGTTTTCTGCCATCACCGGATCGTCGATCGCCTGCGCTTCGACCATGGGGCGGATCTGCACGCCGGAAATGCTGCGGATGGGCTATGACAATCGCCTTGCTACCGCATCGGTCGCAGCGGGCGGCACGTTGGGATCGCTGATCCCGCCCAGCGTTCTGTTCATCATCTACGGCATCTTTACCGAGACCTCGATCAACAAACTGTTCGTTGCGGGCATCCTGCCGGGCCTTCTGACGCTGGCGGGCTTCGTCCTGGTAATCTTCATCTGGGTCAAGCGCGATCCCGCCTCGGCCCCCGTTGACACGAGCGAGATCACCTACGCCGAGCGGTTCCGCGCCGCCCTTCTGGCCTGGCCCGCGCTGGTGCTGTTCCTGGTAATCATCGGTGGCATCTATGGCGGCATCTTCACCGCAACCGAAGCGGCCGCCGTCTGCCTCAGCGCCGCCGTGCTCATCGGCATCGCCCAGCGCAAGCTTACGCTCACCTCGATCTGGGAGGCCTTCCGCGAAACCTGCCTGCAAACCGCTTCGATCTTCTTCATTGCGGCGGGCGCCAAGATCTTTGTTGCCTTTGTCGCCCTGACCGGCGTGGCCCCGGCCATCGTCGATACCGTCACCGCGGCTGAGCTCTCCGTATTCTGGCTGATGCTGTCGATTGCGCTGATCTACCTGCTGCTCGGCATGTTTCTTGACCCCATCGGGATCATGGTGCTGACACTGCCGCTGATGGTGCCGCTGGTGGAGACCTACGGGATGGACCTGATCTGGTTCGGCGTCGTGGTCATCAAGCTGCTGGAAATCGGCCTGATCACCCCGCCCGTCGGCCTCAATGTCTTTGTCATCGCCAATGTGGTCGGCAAGGATGCCCCTATCGACCGGATCTTTGCGGGCATCGCACGGTTTTTGTCCGTGGACGTGATCGTATTGATCCTTCTGATGGTCTTCCCCGCGATTTCGTTGCTTCTACCGAACTCAATGATGTAA
- a CDS encoding class I adenylate-forming enzyme family protein, translating to MTTYTRIHETVGRWATTTPDALAFLDFDGRPITYGELKQSIKEAKADLLAEGVQPGDRVLIVSENSIATVAFLFACSCIDAWAVPINARMSADEITRVTDHAKPRAIVLTSAASSEATAHAKRLGAQSRYGLYGQVAIVTPGHNAPEPVQQGPEQIAVMLYTTGTTGDPKGVMLSHANLLFAGLASANLRGIKPGDQVYGGLPITHVFGLASMIVASTRAGAAVRLQARFSPAALFDALQDGVTILPAVPQMHALLMQHARAQGVAKLEGAALRYVSSGAAPLDPAWKREAEAFYGLPLQNGYGMTECTAGLSATTNAIGDPDTSVGTALPGTEVRIKEGAETGEIEARGPHVMVGYYRNPEATRTTIDAEGWLSTGDIGRFDEQGRLHIVGRSKEIIIRSGFNVYPQEVEAALNDHPAVVQSAVVGRKLDGNEEVLAFVQVTALDATDETTLKAHVADRLSAYKRPSHVVLTLELPAAPTGKILKHKLIETFAKDLE from the coding sequence ATGACCACCTACACCCGCATTCACGAAACAGTCGGCCGCTGGGCAACCACGACACCCGATGCCCTTGCTTTTCTGGATTTCGACGGGCGCCCCATCACCTATGGCGAGCTGAAACAATCCATCAAAGAGGCCAAGGCAGACCTGCTGGCCGAAGGCGTTCAGCCCGGCGACCGGGTGCTGATCGTCTCGGAAAATTCTATCGCGACCGTCGCCTTCCTCTTTGCCTGCAGCTGCATCGATGCCTGGGCGGTGCCAATCAATGCCCGGATGAGCGCCGATGAAATCACCCGTGTGACCGACCACGCCAAACCCCGCGCCATTGTGCTGACCTCCGCCGCCTCGAGTGAGGCAACCGCCCATGCCAAGCGCCTCGGCGCGCAAAGCCGCTATGGTCTTTACGGTCAGGTCGCCATCGTGACGCCAGGACACAACGCGCCCGAGCCAGTGCAGCAAGGTCCCGAGCAGATTGCAGTTATGCTGTATACCACCGGCACCACGGGCGATCCGAAGGGCGTGATGCTGAGCCATGCGAACCTTCTTTTTGCCGGGCTGGCCTCGGCCAATCTGCGCGGGATCAAGCCCGGCGATCAGGTCTATGGCGGCCTTCCGATCACCCATGTCTTTGGCCTGGCTTCGATGATCGTGGCCTCGACCCGCGCAGGTGCCGCTGTGCGCCTGCAGGCGCGGTTCTCTCCGGCGGCGCTGTTCGACGCCTTGCAGGATGGCGTCACCATTCTTCCCGCCGTGCCGCAGATGCACGCGCTCTTGATGCAGCACGCCCGCGCGCAAGGCGTTGCAAAACTTGAAGGCGCAGCGCTGCGCTATGTCTCTTCGGGCGCCGCTCCGCTGGATCCTGCCTGGAAGCGCGAGGCGGAGGCCTTTTATGGCCTGCCCCTGCAGAACGGCTATGGCATGACCGAATGCACCGCCGGCCTTTCCGCCACGACAAATGCCATCGGCGATCCCGATACCAGCGTCGGCACCGCCCTGCCCGGCACCGAGGTGCGCATCAAGGAAGGCGCCGAAACCGGTGAGATAGAGGCCCGCGGCCCACACGTGATGGTTGGCTACTACCGCAACCCGGAAGCGACTCGTACAACCATCGACGCTGAAGGCTGGCTCAGCACCGGCGACATTGGCCGCTTTGACGAACAGGGCCGCCTGCATATCGTTGGCCGCAGCAAGGAGATCATCATTCGCTCTGGCTTCAACGTCTACCCGCAAGAGGTGGAGGCCGCGCTCAACGATCACCCCGCCGTGGTCCAAAGCGCCGTTGTGGGCCGCAAGCTGGATGGCAATGAAGAGGTGCTGGCCTTTGTGCAGGTGACGGCTCTGGACGCCACTGATGAGACCACGCTCAAGGCCCATGTGGCGGATCGGCTGTCGGCCTACAAACGCCCCTCGCACGTGGTGCTGACGCTGGAACTGCCCGCCGCCCCGACCGGCAAGATCCTCAAACACAAGCTGATCGAGACCTTCGCCAAGGACCTGGAATAG
- a CDS encoding PaaI family thioesterase → MSSQDLIIQGETGPQRLIGYVLDVSNSAGDGGARCWLDLNDSHLNRHGVLHGGIATTMLDSASGATGSMSVDPTGRAPFLTISLTTQFIAPARSGRVTATGLITGGGRSTLFIAARLEAEDGTLIATSNGVFRRVPTERLPQS, encoded by the coding sequence ATGTCCTCACAAGATCTGATCATACAAGGTGAAACCGGCCCGCAGCGTCTCATCGGCTATGTGCTGGACGTGAGCAACAGTGCAGGCGACGGCGGCGCGCGGTGCTGGCTGGATCTGAATGACAGCCACCTGAACCGCCATGGGGTGCTGCATGGCGGTATCGCCACAACGATGCTGGACAGCGCCAGCGGCGCCACAGGATCGATGAGCGTAGATCCAACGGGCCGCGCACCTTTCCTCACGATCTCTCTGACCACGCAGTTCATCGCGCCAGCACGCAGCGGCCGGGTAACGGCAACAGGGCTGATCACCGGCGGCGGGCGCAGCACGCTGTTCATCGCGGCCCGGCTGGAGGCTGAAGACGGCACGCTGATCGCCACCTCGAACGGGGTCTTCCGCCGCGTTCCGACCGAGCGGCTGCCACAGAGCTAA
- a CDS encoding TRAP transporter small permease has product MLKALESFLLNLAVAAVIALGLLITASVVSRALFNFALPDTIVIVRELMVAAIVLPLAAATLARSHIAVEFIAAKLPHRTQAWLAVFGSLVGLFALMPLIYAGGREFSHTFTSGGFFYGDLELPKWPGRLVFLIGISLCWLRLLVLVVQDIRAIRAGDFSFIDKHAEGLD; this is encoded by the coding sequence ATGCTGAAAGCGCTGGAGAGCTTCCTCTTGAACCTTGCGGTGGCCGCTGTCATCGCCTTGGGACTGTTGATCACGGCCAGCGTGGTTTCGCGCGCCCTGTTCAACTTTGCCCTGCCCGACACTATCGTCATCGTGCGGGAGCTGATGGTCGCGGCCATCGTTCTGCCTTTGGCCGCTGCAACGCTCGCGCGCAGCCATATCGCTGTGGAGTTCATCGCCGCCAAACTGCCGCACCGGACGCAGGCCTGGCTGGCGGTCTTTGGCTCGCTCGTGGGGCTGTTTGCGCTGATGCCGCTGATCTATGCAGGCGGGCGAGAGTTCTCTCATACCTTCACTTCGGGCGGGTTCTTCTATGGTGATCTGGAGCTGCCGAAATGGCCGGGGCGCCTCGTTTTCCTGATTGGGATTTCCCTATGCTGGCTGCGCCTTCTGGTGCTGGTGGTGCAGGATATTCGCGCGATCCGCGCAGGGGATTTCAGCTTTATCGATAAACATGCCGAGGGTTTGGACTGA
- a CDS encoding ABC transporter permease, with the protein MEALDLKLLRSFRRLWAQALAIALVLACGVAILLMAFGMERALGDTRDAYYERNRFADVFARATRVPDHEMGRILAIDGVRAGEARVEHYAILDLPGKVETVTGLVLSLPVNGGPVLNVPLLRSGRMPDADASDEVLLNEPFAEANGLALGDRFSANLDGNRREFRVTGTVLSPEFIYTLGPGALMPDNETFGILWLPERVAEAAFDMQGAFNSLSVKLDPAARAEEVIDRIDDILAPYGGLGAHGRDLQLSDSFIDAELKQLRNTALILPPIFFGITAFLVNMVIGRIVLLERSEIGLLKALGYSNAEVCLHYLMLAGLIACLGVLIGWAAGSWLARGLAQIYAQFYEFPYLIFRTPLDAYGLSGVLALATAGLGAAQSALAVARLAPAVAMSPPAPPRFKRNFIDRLLTRLGPSQAVMMVLRSLVRWPIRSGLSILGLSLAVSVLVASGFFQDALDEMVETSFYQANRQDAALIFSPEIPETALADVANLPGVIRAEGQFYQAAVLCNGHLSKDVSIEARRPGADLARILDADARVVEPPAGGILLSERLADQLAAQPGDIIEVELKGGRNETHQVRVSGIVRQYFGLGAYMELDSLSALLRQAPRVTTAHLRLDQNSLPELHALLKETPSLSGLSMMTEIRQSFRDTIRQNVIIMTTVYSVIAVLITVGVAYNGARIQMSERARELASLRILGFTRAEVSFILVGETMLLALLAQPVGWLLGAGIAGLLAETSANDLYSIPLVLKPAGFATASLVVLGAALISVLVVRRRLDRLDLVQVMKTRE; encoded by the coding sequence ATGGAGGCGCTGGATCTCAAGCTCCTGCGCAGCTTTCGCCGCCTCTGGGCGCAGGCACTGGCGATTGCGCTGGTGCTGGCCTGCGGGGTGGCGATCCTTCTGATGGCCTTTGGCATGGAGCGGGCGCTTGGCGATACCCGTGATGCCTATTACGAGCGCAACCGTTTTGCCGATGTCTTTGCCAGGGCAACCCGAGTGCCCGATCACGAGATGGGCCGGATCCTGGCCATTGATGGCGTACGCGCGGGTGAAGCGCGCGTGGAGCACTACGCGATCCTCGATTTGCCGGGCAAGGTGGAGACTGTCACCGGACTGGTTCTGTCCTTGCCGGTGAATGGCGGGCCGGTGCTGAACGTGCCGCTGTTGCGATCAGGGCGCATGCCGGATGCCGATGCTTCGGACGAGGTTCTGCTCAACGAACCCTTTGCCGAGGCCAATGGCCTTGCGCTGGGCGACAGGTTCAGCGCCAATCTTGATGGCAACCGGCGTGAATTCCGTGTCACTGGCACCGTTTTGTCGCCCGAGTTCATCTATACGCTTGGTCCCGGCGCGCTGATGCCGGACAACGAAACCTTCGGTATTCTTTGGCTACCTGAGCGTGTGGCCGAGGCCGCGTTCGACATGCAGGGCGCCTTCAACAGCCTGTCGGTCAAGCTCGATCCCGCTGCCCGGGCCGAAGAGGTGATCGACCGCATCGACGACATACTCGCGCCCTATGGGGGACTTGGCGCCCATGGGCGGGATCTGCAGCTTTCGGACAGTTTCATCGACGCCGAGCTCAAGCAGCTGCGCAACACCGCCCTGATCCTGCCGCCGATCTTCTTTGGTATCACCGCCTTTCTGGTCAATATGGTGATCGGGCGGATCGTCCTTCTGGAGCGTAGCGAGATCGGACTTCTGAAGGCGCTGGGCTATTCCAACGCCGAGGTTTGCCTGCATTATCTGATGCTGGCGGGGCTGATCGCCTGCCTTGGCGTCTTGATCGGCTGGGCGGCGGGCAGTTGGCTGGCACGAGGTCTGGCGCAGATATATGCACAGTTCTACGAATTTCCCTATCTGATTTTCCGCACGCCGCTGGATGCCTACGGGCTTTCCGGGGTGTTGGCGCTGGCGACCGCAGGCCTTGGCGCGGCCCAAAGCGCACTGGCTGTGGCGCGTCTTGCTCCGGCGGTGGCCATGTCGCCGCCCGCGCCGCCCCGTTTCAAGCGCAATTTCATCGACCGTCTCCTGACCCGGCTCGGCCCCTCGCAGGCGGTGATGATGGTGCTGCGCAGCCTCGTACGCTGGCCGATCCGGTCCGGCCTCAGTATTCTGGGTCTGTCGCTTGCGGTCTCGGTGTTGGTGGCCTCCGGCTTTTTCCAGGACGCGCTCGATGAGATGGTAGAGACCTCATTCTATCAGGCCAATCGGCAGGACGCGGCGCTGATCTTCTCCCCCGAGATCCCCGAAACCGCCCTTGCGGATGTGGCCAACCTGCCGGGGGTGATCCGGGCCGAAGGGCAATTCTATCAGGCCGCAGTCTTGTGCAATGGCCACCTGAGCAAGGATGTTTCGATCGAGGCGCGGCGCCCCGGAGCCGATCTTGCCCGCATTCTGGACGCCGATGCTCGTGTGGTGGAGCCACCTGCCGGGGGTATACTGCTGTCGGAGCGGCTGGCGGACCAGCTGGCGGCGCAGCCCGGTGACATCATCGAGGTCGAGCTCAAAGGCGGGCGGAACGAGACGCATCAGGTGCGTGTCTCGGGCATCGTGCGTCAGTATTTCGGCCTTGGCGCCTATATGGAGCTGGACAGCCTCAGCGCGTTGCTGCGGCAGGCGCCGCGCGTGACCACGGCGCATTTGCGGCTGGATCAAAATTCCCTGCCCGAGCTGCATGCGCTCCTGAAGGAGACGCCCTCGCTGAGTGGTCTGTCGATGATGACCGAGATCCGACAGTCGTTTCGCGACACCATCCGCCAGAACGTCATCATCATGACCACCGTCTATAGCGTCATCGCGGTGCTGATCACGGTGGGGGTGGCCTATAACGGCGCCCGCATCCAGATGTCTGAGCGCGCGCGCGAGCTGGCCAGTCTGCGCATCCTCGGGTTCACGCGGGCGGAGGTCTCTTTCATTCTGGTGGGTGAAACCATGCTTCTGGCGCTTCTGGCGCAGCCGGTGGGGTGGCTGCTGGGGGCGGGGATTGCGGGGCTTCTGGCAGAAACCTCTGCCAATGATCTTTATTCGATACCATTGGTGCTGAAGCCTGCGGGCTTTGCCACGGCGAGCCTTGTGGTGCTGGGGGCGGCGCTGATTTCGGTGCTGGTGGTGCGGCGGCGGCTGGACAGGCTGGATCTGGTCCAGGTCATGAAAACGCGGGAGTAG
- a CDS encoding IclR family transcriptional regulator: MTGTTDMANEAPTDRRFATTLARGMSVLRAFRPSDDGLSNQELSERTGLPKSTVSRLTFTLQALGYLSHGHRHDRYRPGPALLALGNVASASVSFVDTATDIMQPLADETGTLVLIGVRDEQKILLTKTWRPHQASSIWLEVGHRIPLTHSSSGQAQLAAQSDREFSAYLDTYGPEVEGAEVTVSDLREEAYSQLVARGFVIAGKGLRYASTVNAVSVPFRSHEFDEPVVFTCGATPQMLTHERMETEVGPKLQAAVRTLERMTGKSPALVQRG; this comes from the coding sequence ATGACGGGAACCACAGACATGGCCAACGAAGCTCCGACGGATCGCCGGTTTGCCACCACCCTGGCGCGTGGGATGAGCGTTCTGCGCGCCTTTCGTCCCAGCGACGACGGGCTCAGCAATCAGGAACTGTCCGAGCGTACCGGCCTGCCCAAATCAACCGTCTCGCGGCTGACCTTCACGCTGCAGGCACTGGGTTACCTGTCGCACGGGCACCGGCATGATCGCTATCGGCCGGGGCCCGCCCTTCTGGCTCTGGGGAACGTGGCATCTGCCTCTGTCTCTTTCGTGGATACGGCAACGGACATCATGCAGCCGCTGGCCGATGAGACCGGCACGCTGGTGCTGATCGGGGTCCGGGACGAGCAGAAGATCCTCCTGACCAAGACTTGGCGTCCGCATCAGGCGTCATCGATCTGGCTCGAGGTGGGCCACCGCATTCCGCTCACCCATTCGTCTTCGGGACAAGCGCAGCTGGCAGCCCAATCTGACCGGGAGTTCTCTGCCTATCTCGACACTTACGGACCCGAAGTGGAGGGCGCCGAGGTCACGGTCAGCGACCTGCGCGAGGAGGCCTATTCCCAGCTCGTGGCACGCGGGTTCGTGATCGCGGGCAAGGGACTGCGCTATGCCAGCACCGTAAATGCGGTGTCTGTGCCCTTCCGCAGCCACGAATTTGACGAACCTGTCGTCTTTACCTGTGGAGCAACACCACAGATGCTGACCCATGAACGAATGGAGACCGAGGTCGGCCCGAAATTACAGGCCGCGGTGCGGACCCTGGAGCGGATGACCGGCAAAAGTCCGGCCCTCGTTCAACGCGGTTAA
- a CDS encoding ABC transporter ATP-binding protein — protein MKDVVFKTEGVTKVYDTGTQKVHALAGVDLELLTGELVVLLGPSGSGKSTLLNILGGLDHATDGRVWFRDQELTTMNDRGLTRYRRDHVGFVFQFYNLVPSLSAWENVQLVTDVARNPMPPEEALKEVGLGARMDHFPAEMSGGEQQRVAIARAIAKRPEILLCDEPTGALDSKTGVQVLEALQRINETTGTTTVVITHNAAIRQMAHRVIWFQDGKIRLVEENDTQLAPSEIEW, from the coding sequence ATGAAAGATGTGGTTTTCAAAACCGAAGGCGTGACCAAGGTCTACGACACCGGTACGCAAAAGGTGCATGCCTTGGCCGGCGTGGATCTTGAGCTGCTCACCGGCGAGTTGGTGGTTCTGCTGGGTCCTTCGGGCAGCGGCAAGTCGACGCTTTTGAACATCCTTGGCGGGCTGGATCATGCCACCGACGGGCGGGTCTGGTTCCGCGATCAGGAACTCACCACGATGAATGATCGCGGGCTCACGCGCTATCGGCGCGATCACGTCGGTTTTGTCTTTCAATTCTACAACCTCGTGCCCAGCCTCTCGGCCTGGGAGAACGTGCAGCTGGTGACTGATGTGGCCCGAAACCCGATGCCGCCCGAAGAGGCGCTGAAGGAGGTCGGCCTGGGCGCCCGTATGGATCACTTCCCGGCGGAGATGTCAGGCGGCGAGCAGCAGCGCGTTGCCATCGCCCGCGCCATCGCCAAACGCCCCGAGATCCTTTTGTGTGATGAGCCCACGGGCGCGCTCGACAGCAAGACCGGCGTGCAGGTGCTGGAGGCGCTGCAACGGATCAATGAAACGACCGGCACCACCACTGTTGTCATCACCCACAATGCCGCGATCCGGCAGATGGCGCATCGGGTGATCTGGTTCCAGGACGGCAAGATTCGGCTGGTGGAGGAAAACGACACCCAACTCGCCCCGTCCGAGATCGAGTGGTAG
- a CDS encoding acyl-CoA synthetase, whose amino-acid sequence MTNNNQAAPPDAQLTATIARARSQQLGDLLRRSAARTPNKTALVFRGQRDSFAELDRVVNRCANALAARGITKGDWVALYSHNNRAFVVIRFALARLGAVMTPVNFMLSADDVAYILDHSGARAIIAEDALCTTADAALAQLDQPMLFRLSISHALDSLPTGWEAAEALFDHADDSAPYVEIAGDDPIQMMYTSGTESRPKGALLSSDALYAQYGSCISDGEMSASDIELHCLPLFHCAQLDCFLTPDLYLGATSILMEAADPGLMLEAIAAEGVTKLFCPPTVWIALLRHPDFDTTDLSALRKGYYGASIMPTAIIEELTTRLPNLRLFNFYGQTEMAPVATILLPHEQLSKLGSAGRPALNVETRVVDDAGNDLPVGEVGEIVHRSPHLILGYYNDPAKTSEAFEGGWFHSGDLGRFDEDGYLYVVDRKKDMIKTGGENVASREVEEAIFRHPSVAEVAVFGVPHPKWIEAVTAVIVPKPGEEVTIEALQAYCGDTLANFKRPKHVAIVEALPKNASGKILKKDLRIEYAGVFAGGAT is encoded by the coding sequence ATGACAAACAATAATCAGGCTGCGCCGCCGGACGCGCAGCTAACGGCCACGATTGCGCGTGCCCGTAGCCAGCAATTAGGAGACCTCTTGCGCCGCAGCGCCGCCCGCACGCCAAACAAGACCGCGCTGGTTTTTCGGGGGCAGCGCGACAGTTTCGCAGAGCTGGACCGGGTGGTGAACCGTTGCGCCAATGCCCTGGCGGCGCGCGGCATCACCAAGGGAGACTGGGTCGCGCTCTACTCCCACAACAACCGCGCTTTTGTGGTGATCCGCTTTGCGCTGGCGCGGCTTGGCGCGGTGATGACGCCGGTGAATTTCATGCTCAGCGCCGATGACGTGGCCTATATCCTTGATCATTCCGGCGCCCGCGCGATCATTGCCGAAGATGCCCTGTGCACCACCGCTGATGCGGCGCTTGCTCAACTTGATCAGCCGATGCTGTTCCGCCTGTCCATTTCCCATGCGCTCGACAGCTTGCCGACAGGTTGGGAGGCCGCCGAAGCCCTGTTCGATCACGCAGACGACAGCGCGCCTTATGTTGAGATCGCGGGCGATGATCCGATCCAGATGATGTACACCAGCGGCACCGAATCCCGGCCAAAGGGGGCGCTACTGTCCTCGGACGCGCTTTATGCGCAATACGGCAGCTGCATCAGCGATGGCGAGATGTCGGCCAGCGATATCGAACTCCACTGCCTGCCGCTGTTTCACTGTGCGCAGCTGGACTGTTTCCTGACGCCGGATCTTTACCTAGGCGCCACGAGTATCCTGATGGAGGCGGCGGACCCCGGCCTGATGCTGGAAGCCATTGCCGCCGAAGGCGTCACCAAGCTCTTTTGCCCGCCCACTGTCTGGATCGCGCTACTGCGCCACCCCGATTTCGACACAACCGACCTCAGCGCGCTGCGCAAGGGGTACTACGGCGCCTCGATCATGCCCACGGCCATCATCGAAGAGCTGACCACCCGCCTGCCAAACCTGCGGCTGTTCAACTTCTACGGCCAAACCGAAATGGCCCCCGTTGCGACGATCCTTTTGCCGCATGAACAGCTGAGCAAGCTTGGCTCGGCCGGGCGGCCAGCGCTGAACGTGGAGACCCGCGTGGTGGATGATGCGGGCAACGACCTGCCCGTGGGTGAAGTGGGCGAGATCGTCCATCGCAGCCCGCATCTGATTCTTGGCTATTACAACGACCCGGCCAAGACGTCGGAGGCCTTTGAGGGCGGCTGGTTCCACTCGGGCGATTTGGGACGGTTCGACGAGGACGGCTACCTTTACGTGGTCGACCGCAAGAAGGACATGATCAAGACAGGCGGCGAAAACGTCGCCAGCCGCGAAGTGGAGGAAGCGATCTTCCGCCACCCCTCCGTGGCCGAGGTCGCCGTTTTTGGCGTGCCGCACCCGAAATGGATCGAAGCTGTGACCGCCGTAATCGTGCCCAAACCGGGGGAGGAGGTCACAATTGAAGCCCTGCAAGCCTATTGCGGCGATACCCTTGCCAATTTCAAACGGCCCAAACACGTCGCAATAGTCGAGGCCCTGCCCAAAAACGCCAGCGGCAAGATCCTGAAAAAGGATCTGCGCATCGAATATGCAGGGGTCTTTGCCGGGGGGGCCACCTAA